The Tripterygium wilfordii isolate XIE 37 chromosome 5, ASM1340144v1, whole genome shotgun sequence genome window below encodes:
- the LOC119998287 gene encoding protein NODULATION SIGNALING PATHWAY 2-like isoform X1: MDAYGSQFDDFPAIPFNESLNFPIHVDDNAFPIDDESLLNFEELEKILNGEVEDLNQWLLSGSDEECLSSSCHQLSIEKESNDEWSFSPSFISVDASINTNFSQETLNMPLEGMEIDNQIGLIHLGKALGEATENEQGDLAEVIKERIRDKASPVGETSERLLYYLFHQSKDKKADCLEQECDKNFEATMKVFYQIFPYGMFAHFTANSAILQTKPNNAEVLHIVDFDIGDGLQWSSMISAVAQQEKMLDQRVPLKLTSIKWKEEDCVQGRFKETKMRLLNHASSLGVKLKVEEMELQGMVSEIRRKKRRGGNREFLAFNCMWSLPLLGRRRSRRQFVEFISVAKDLLAKNTTTNGVITIGDGDAWEKSKNCHGFGSFFDSYMKHYHALLDSIECNFPVHLAEARVAMECLFVAPFVSCDDWKRMWEERKEGNYCDFKYGLKGVGLSNECWLEAKELVKEGESLYGVRIEGENVNEMVLEWKGTPLIRVEAWRS; encoded by the coding sequence ATGGATGCTTATGGAAGCCAATTTGATGATTTCCCTGCTATACCATTCAATGAATCCTTGAATTTCCCAATTCATGTTGATGACAATGCATTTCCAATAGATGATGAATCTTTGCTCAATTTCGAGGAATTGGAGAAAATCTTAAATGGAGAAGTTGAGGATTTGAATCAATGGTTGCTGAGTGGTAGTGATGAAGAATGTTTGTCATCATCATGTCAtcaactctctattgaaaaagAAAGTAATGATGAATGGAGCTTTAGTCCTTCCTTTATTTCAGTTGATGCGTCCATAAacacaaacttttctcaagaaACATTGAACATGCCTCTTGAAGGCATGGAGATTGATAATCAAATTGGCTTGATTCATCTAGGCAAGGCGTTGGGAGAAGCAACGGAGAACGAGCAAGGAGACCTAGCTGAGGTGATCAAGGAACGAATAAGAGACAAAGCAAGTCCAGTAGGTGAAACCAGCGAACGTCTTTTGTATTACTTGTTTCATCAGTCAAAAGACAAGAAAGCAGACTGCCTTGAGCAAGAATGTGACAAAAACTTTGAAGCAACCATGAAGGTTTTCTATCAAATATTTCCTTACGGAATGTTTGCTCACTTTACAGCGAATTCAGCTATCCTTCAAACCAAGCCTAACAATGCTGAGGTCTTGCACATAGTTGATTTTGATATTGGAGATGGATTGCAATGGTCTTCAATGATTAGTGCTGTTGCTCAGCAGGAAAAGATGCTAGATCAAAGAGTGCCCTTGAAATTGACTTCAATTAAGTGGAAGGAGGAGGATTGTGTGCAGGGAAGATTTAAGGAGACAAAGATGAGACTTCTCAATCACGCGAGTTCTTTGGGCGTTAAGTTGAAGGTGGAGGAGATGGAGTTGCAGGGCATGGTGAGTGAaataaggagaaagaaaaggagaggtGGAAACAGAGAGTTTTTGGCCTTCAATTGCATGTGgtcacttccccttttgggcaGAAGAAGAAGTAGACGCCAATTTGTTGAGTTTATCAGTGTGGCCAAGGATTTGTTAGCCAAAAATACTACCACCAATGGCGTCATAACTATTGGTGATGGAGATGCATGGGAGAAATCAAAGAATTGTCATGGATTTGGTTCATTCTTTGATAGTTACATGAAGCATTACCATGCCTTGTTGGATTCAATAGAATGCAACTTCCCCGTCCATCTCGCCGAAGCTAGAGTAGCCATGGAGTGTCTATTTGTGGCACCTTTTGTATCCTGTGATGATTGGAAGCGAATGTGGGAGGAAAGAAAGGAAGGTAATTACTGTGACTTCAAATATGGCTTGAAAGGGGTTGGATTGAGCAATGAATGTTGGTTGGAAGCCAAAGAGCTTGTAAAAGAAGGAGAGAGTCTGTATGGAGTGAGGATTGAAGGTGAGAATGTTAATGAGATGGTTTTGGAGTGGAAAGGAACCCCATTGATTAGAGTAGAAGCATGGAGATCATGA
- the LOC119998287 gene encoding protein NODULATION SIGNALING PATHWAY 2-like isoform X2, which produces MPLEGMEIDNQIGLIHLGKALGEATENEQGDLAEVIKERIRDKASPVGETSERLLYYLFHQSKDKKADCLEQECDKNFEATMKVFYQIFPYGMFAHFTANSAILQTKPNNAEVLHIVDFDIGDGLQWSSMISAVAQQEKMLDQRVPLKLTSIKWKEEDCVQGRFKETKMRLLNHASSLGVKLKVEEMELQGMVSEIRRKKRRGGNREFLAFNCMWSLPLLGRRRSRRQFVEFISVAKDLLAKNTTTNGVITIGDGDAWEKSKNCHGFGSFFDSYMKHYHALLDSIECNFPVHLAEARVAMECLFVAPFVSCDDWKRMWEERKEGNYCDFKYGLKGVGLSNECWLEAKELVKEGESLYGVRIEGENVNEMVLEWKGTPLIRVEAWRS; this is translated from the coding sequence ATGCCTCTTGAAGGCATGGAGATTGATAATCAAATTGGCTTGATTCATCTAGGCAAGGCGTTGGGAGAAGCAACGGAGAACGAGCAAGGAGACCTAGCTGAGGTGATCAAGGAACGAATAAGAGACAAAGCAAGTCCAGTAGGTGAAACCAGCGAACGTCTTTTGTATTACTTGTTTCATCAGTCAAAAGACAAGAAAGCAGACTGCCTTGAGCAAGAATGTGACAAAAACTTTGAAGCAACCATGAAGGTTTTCTATCAAATATTTCCTTACGGAATGTTTGCTCACTTTACAGCGAATTCAGCTATCCTTCAAACCAAGCCTAACAATGCTGAGGTCTTGCACATAGTTGATTTTGATATTGGAGATGGATTGCAATGGTCTTCAATGATTAGTGCTGTTGCTCAGCAGGAAAAGATGCTAGATCAAAGAGTGCCCTTGAAATTGACTTCAATTAAGTGGAAGGAGGAGGATTGTGTGCAGGGAAGATTTAAGGAGACAAAGATGAGACTTCTCAATCACGCGAGTTCTTTGGGCGTTAAGTTGAAGGTGGAGGAGATGGAGTTGCAGGGCATGGTGAGTGAaataaggagaaagaaaaggagaggtGGAAACAGAGAGTTTTTGGCCTTCAATTGCATGTGgtcacttccccttttgggcaGAAGAAGAAGTAGACGCCAATTTGTTGAGTTTATCAGTGTGGCCAAGGATTTGTTAGCCAAAAATACTACCACCAATGGCGTCATAACTATTGGTGATGGAGATGCATGGGAGAAATCAAAGAATTGTCATGGATTTGGTTCATTCTTTGATAGTTACATGAAGCATTACCATGCCTTGTTGGATTCAATAGAATGCAACTTCCCCGTCCATCTCGCCGAAGCTAGAGTAGCCATGGAGTGTCTATTTGTGGCACCTTTTGTATCCTGTGATGATTGGAAGCGAATGTGGGAGGAAAGAAAGGAAGGTAATTACTGTGACTTCAAATATGGCTTGAAAGGGGTTGGATTGAGCAATGAATGTTGGTTGGAAGCCAAAGAGCTTGTAAAAGAAGGAGAGAGTCTGTATGGAGTGAGGATTGAAGGTGAGAATGTTAATGAGATGGTTTTGGAGTGGAAAGGAACCCCATTGATTAGAGTAGAAGCATGGAGATCATGA
- the LOC119998605 gene encoding protein NODULATION SIGNALING PATHWAY 2-like translates to MMQPELPQPSWPFYNVMTPTPNKIGPPLFTMNDFSSFTTTEKSSEASPVPSFSSMLSNDFVEFPACDDELHAGMENFWMDLGGLEPDLGKEIQSIYEYFNVSEASFPSLELSKEDVWSASPSIQYSEDSMDTPTSKPSLTLPGEDMEFDTQLSVHHLLKAYGEATEREQRELADVIIRCLNEKVNPAGGTLERLVFNLSRDIETQGDHYLEEESSKNFDAAFRAFYHIFPYGRFAHIAANSAILEAMPNDAETIHIVDFDMGEGIQWPPMIEAVAHHHRTLKLTSIKWEEDDIVCDNQIYFKETKRHLSEHASLSGLTLQVEEMGIEDLVSEVNKTEKRGGKGEWFAFNCMVGLPHMGRVRSRKLVEEFLRTAKELMASSVDKDLKNRGIITLGDGDACEKLQYCSGYGAFIESHMVHYHALLESMEETFPVYLAEARKAMEILFVAPYASSLAWLKKWEDVKKGCQLQAVKGLDGWRLSKETLVEATEMVQSKQNSYGVRIGGENVNEMVLEWKGTQLVKVSTWTNQS, encoded by the coding sequence ATGATGCAACCAGAGCTTCCTCAGCCTTCATGGCCTTTCTACAATGTCATGACTCCAACTCCTAATAAAATTGGACCCCCTCTATTCACCATGAATGACTTCTCTTCATTCACTACCACAGAGAAGTCCTCTGAGGCGTCCCCagttccttctttttcttctatgTTATCCAATGATTTTGTAGAATTTCCAGCTTGTGATGACGAATTACATGCTGGGATGGAGAATTTCTGGATGGACTTGGGGGGTTTAGAGCCTGATTTGGGCAAGGAAATCCAGAGTATTTATGAATATTTTAATGTAAGCGAGGCAAGTTTTCCTTCATTGGAGCTTTCTAAGGAAGATGTGTGGAGTGCAAGTCCATCAATACAATACAGCGAAGATTCCATGGACACGCCAACATCTAAACCATCATTGACCTTGCCAGGAGAAGACATGGAATTTGATACCCAATTAAGCGTTCATCATCTTCTCAAGGCCTATGGAGAAGCTACTGAGAGGGAACAGAGAGAGCTTGCAGATGTGATCATACGATGTCTAAATGAGAAAGTTAACCCAGCCGGTGGAACCTTGGAGCGGCTGGTATTCAACCTATCCAGAGACATCGAAACACAAGGTGATCATTATCTGGAAGAGGAGTCCAGCAAGAACTTTGATGCAGCATTCAGGGCTTTCTACCATATTTTCCCATATGGAAGGTTTGCTCACATTGCAGCAAACTCAGCAATCCTTGAAGCTATGCCAAATGATGCAGAGACCATACACATAGTTGACTTTGACATGGGAGAAGGGATTCAATGGCCTCCCATGATTGAGGCCGTGGCACACCACCACAGAACGCTAAAATTGACATCAATCAAATGGGAAGAAGATGACATTGTTTGTGATAATCAAATCTATTTCAAGGAGACAAAAAGGCATCTATCAGAGCATGCAAGCTTGTCGGGCCTAACATTGCAGGTGGAGGAGATGGGGATTGAGGATTTGGTGAGTGAGGTGAATAAAACAGAGAAAAGAGGAGGTAAGGGTGAATGGTTTGCTTTCAATTGCATGGTGGGGCTTCCCCATATGGGGAGGGTGAGAAGTAGAAAGCTTGTTGAAGAGTTTCTAAGAACAGCAAAGGAATTAATGGCAAGTTCTGTTGATAAAGATCTTAAAAACAGGGGAATCATAACCTTAGGAGATGGAGATGCTTGTGAGAAGCTACAATATTGCTCGGGCTATGGTGCATTCATTGAAAGTCATATGGTGCATTACCATGCACTACTAGAATCAATGGAGGAAACTTTCCCAGTTTATCTTGCTGAAGCAAGAAAGGCCATGGAAATTCTTTTTGTGGCACCTTATGCCTCCTCTCTtgcttggctgaaaaagtggGAGGATGTTAAAAAAGGCTGTCAGCTTCAGGCAGTAAAGGGGTTGGATGGTTGGAGATTGAGCAAAGAAACTTTGGTAGAAGCAACAGAAATGGTGCAAAGCAAGCAGAATTCATATGGAGTTAGGATTGGAGGGGAGAATGTAAACGAGATGGTATTGGAATGGAAAGGAACTCAATTAGTTAAAGTTTCCACCTGGACAAATCAAAGCTAG